Proteins found in one Arachis stenosperma cultivar V10309 chromosome 8, arast.V10309.gnm1.PFL2, whole genome shotgun sequence genomic segment:
- the LOC130945935 gene encoding uncharacterized protein LOC130945935 has product MSSSKETTLSFQCPQLSKLNYDNWAAQMKVILGAQGVWEMVEKGYVEPENVDKLTEAQKEELENKRKKDQCALTIIHQDLDDDMFEKIANITNAKKVWDTLQNSVIGVEKVKKVRLQTLRAEFESLIMKETESISYYFTKVLTVVHQMKRLGKKLEDVRVVEKIFCSLNSKFYHVVVAIEESKDLDTMSIDHLNGSFRAHEERMDKGKQEHVEHVL; this is encoded by the coding sequence ATGTCTTCGTCAAAAGAAACTACTTTATCTTTTCAATGTCCACAATTATCTAAGCTCAACTATGACAATTGGGCAGCTCAAATGAAAGTAATTCTCGGTGCTCAAGGAGTATGGGAGATGGTTGAGAAAGGCTATGTAGAACCAGAGAATGTGGACAAGCTAACAGAAGCTCAGAAGGAagaattagaaaataaaagaaagaaagatcaaTGTGCACTTACTATCATTCATCAAGACTTGGATGATGATATGTTTGAGAAGATTGCTAATATAACCAATGCAAAAAAAGTTTGGGATACTCTTCAAAATTCCGTCATAGGAGTTGAAAAGGTGAAGAAGGTTCGTCTTCAAACTCTAAGGGCTGAGTTTGAGTCTCTAATAATGAAGGAGACTGAATCCATTTCATATTATTTCACCAAAGTTTTGACGGTAGTGCACCAAATGAAAAGGCTTggaaaaaaattagaagatgTTCGTGTTGTTGAGAAAATCTTTTGTTCTCTCAACTCAAAATTTTACCATGTGGTGGTAGCCATTGAGGAGTCCAAAGATTTGGATACGATGTCTATTGATCATTTGAATGGTTCCTTCCGAGCCCATGAAGAAAGAATGGATAAAGGCAAGCAAGAACATGTGGAGCATGTCTTGTAG